Proteins encoded in a region of the Trypanosoma brucei gambiense DAL972 chromosome 11, complete sequence genome:
- a CDS encoding serine peptidase, clan SB, family S8-like protein, putative, whose translation MTCIQENITGLLFLCCCLSLSLWVLSTCKAHADGEAAEPNTSCSYMLMLDCLLHPEATEVATRRLQKTNRWKWWRSGLPSGSEVHVHPPPAPFGTWNDFLLMDIRSPLCGKLSGNVMESEISGTSFALPTVGRVIVLRVVEDRWVPKEFTRTHSIESRGDKLSRWRYPRQYLRLRTALRWSGLGVRVAVLDNGVDAALLPQRDVEGIPNSAGEKSDWSVALCRSFVPDVPCENRRDSHGTFSVSVTAGNISLTSNLRSNEGFGNQTTSFTDASTAEEMPAVSKHYVGVAPGSTVGMFRVFDDARGSKTSWLVSALNDVLQWRADVVSLAFGGTDNMDTIFTEKIRVLAMSGVVVVAAAGNDGPTMGTIHNPADQAEVLAVGSLGTVNCRIVASVMTAHPGHDDGEGNCTDSRDQRWVSQFSGRGPSTVEFPFGAGRVRPDILALGEHVVGVGRVMEKFGMSGEERVLGLQVSHGTSVATALVAGVAALCIEALRTLGDGTRVNVALVKGLLIETAVELVPNTESLNSVERVLMQERKKYSPQGAGSWSTEGDAFLNGKRRRTLDGVDMVHTLFHYRNVLQFSRLSQGGGEVCPTCALSRIELRAHEYDRLLEVFAFPKAVDATADHHLPHGGKGPAAATLGPCLLNWPYCEQPLFPSAAPIAFNLSLHNARCESSRLNLISPNVTISGAEGFCSTNRVCEPGYLGAEIAQQLVLVRADASLVMSAHSGWLSLFALSPANASTTQIPPPTSAAESNSPDSFALDRYDLITVIGSVRLAYLCTASGEHQKANADVDESGGVRSVTVPFKLPVVRRPSRLERVGFDMSHQWFYPPGQVPDDDIRQERHVLHYRRGNGRLRGHAVRSRSGEKRCGAYECESDHLYTNMAPFFLYLRRVLGLFVEQPLLTYLPFGVSKIIGFGEVNAKRDVKNVSAAALKRYYGNIGALILFDVELPLLQMERTLISDAVRYEKLHLLVVSEWFSRSIARGTSSHSSTPGGSLFPSLKGNQNVNSSFCDADEPKVKSNGCLPKEPMVLDGSSHVPSLNALLRDVSHGKLQLDTEHVVSGELVLATCPHHSYKMPSSFWSISSWISWLWFGGAQRADGCVDRHLGEIQSAGVVLWPPTGERNKQGDESHSELGGERSSADSKPTAVCSVAKNWARGLYFLRKLKDSGGNLNCDDATNGCGDGTKQREVDVMHPVGQSAFVPIFGFVGSGGDCLGEDGLFDNEGCMKGAPAAESLRHAGGRVVLFTDSNSFSDLPRSAATLHRLNLLIYDTSRLLSRSSTETSFAVDISHKIEAIVREESFQPSLSLGLIGDFVSFLHNGGTKNFMQGVDCRRSDGTSLGHDWNDISTSEKAENGGRDGLHAANEEDKASLLALRLFQGAPQRVAIAERVRAVLVGWEAAIASEADYTETDAVITDGDCNGSFFVQTADSRKLWSNCTYGGEGVNMILWTHILGLTFTTLVLYATNCLRCLLENMKVVAVEPSE comes from the coding sequence ATGACATGCATACAGGAAAACATTACAGGGCTGCTTTTCTTGTGTTGTTGCCTGTCACTTTCGCTATGGGTACTTTCGACTTGCAAAGCCCATGCTGATGGGGAAGCCGCAGAGCCAAACACCAGCTGTTCGTATATGTTGATGCTCGATTGTCTTTTACATCCTGAGGCTACTGAGGTGGCGACCCGACGTctacagaaaacaaataggTGGAAATGGTGGCGTAGTGGCCTTCCAAGTGGATCGGAAGTGCATGTGCATCCCCCTCCAGCGCCTTTTGGGACGTGGAATGACTTTCTGTTGATGGATATTCGCTCTCCCCTTTGTGGTAAGTTGTCAGGGAATGTTATGGAGAGTGAAATAAGTGGGACCTCATTCGCTCTTCCTACCGTAGGGCGAGTTATTGTATTACGTGTCGTGGAAGATAGGTGGGTTCCAAAAGAATTTACGCGCACCCATTCGattgagtcacgaggcgacAAACTTTCCCGATGGCGGTACCCCCGTCAGTATTTGAGGCTACGAACGGCACTGAGGTGGAGCGGGTTGGGTGTTCGAGTGGCTGTACTCGACAATGGTGTTGATGCGGCGCTTTTACCACAACGGGATGTAGAGGGGATACCGAATTCtgcgggggaaaaaagtgacTGGTCAGTTGCACTATGCAGGAGTTTTGTGCCCGATGTGCCATGCGAGAACCGCCGTGATTCACATGGCACCTTCAGCGTGTCCGTTACAGCTGGCAACATTTCCTTGACTAGTAACCTTCGCAGTAACGAAGGGTTCGGCAATCAAACCACGTCCTTTACCGATGCGAGCACCGCAGAAGAAATGCCTGCAGTGAGTAAACATTACGTGGGCGTGGCCCCTGGTTCTACTGTTGGTATGTTTCGTGTGTTCGACGATGCTCGGGGCTCAAAGACATCGTGGCTGGTGTCTGCTTTGAACGATGTGTTGCAGTGGCGAGCCGATGTTGTGAGTTTGGCGTTTGGTGGCACTGATAATATGGACACCATTTTCACCGAGAAAATCCGTGTGTTGGCAATGTCAGGCGTCGTTGTCGTTGCGGCAGCTGGAAACGATGGTCCAACAATGGGAACAATTCACAACCCCGCTGACCAGGCGGAGGTATTGGCGGTTGGCTCCCTTGGAACGGTTAATTGCCGCATCGTTGCGAGCGTTATGACCGCGCACCCTGGCCACGATGATGGAGAAGGAAACTGCACAGACAGTCGTGACCAGCGGTGGGTCTCGCAGTTTTCCGGCAGGGGTCCGTCTACGGTGGAATTCCCATTCGGCGCTGGTCGGGTACGGCCGGATATTTTGGCGCTTGGAGAACATGTGGTTGGTGTAGGGCGTGTGATGGAGAAGTTTGGTATGAGTGGTGAGGAGAGGGTGCTGGGGCTGCAGGTATCTCACGGCACAAGTGTTGCAACGGCACTTGTAGCTGGGGTTGCTGCGTTGTGCATAGAAGCACTACGGACTCTGGGTGACGGGACACGCGTTAACGTCGCACTTGTGAAGGGACTTTTAATTGAGACGGCTGTGGAGCTGGTTCCTAACACTGAGAGCCTTAACTCTGTTGAAAGGGTTCTGATgcaggaaaggaagaagtacTCTCCACAGGGTGCCGGGAGCTGGTCAACCGAAGGAGATGCGTTCTTGAATGGGAAGCGACGGAGAACGCTCGATGGGGTCGATATGGTCCACACTCTATTTCACTACCGGAACGTACTTCAGTTCAGTCGTTTGAGCCAAGGCGGTGGGGAGGTGTGTCCCACATGCGCGCTCTCTCGAATCGAACTGAGGGCCCACGAATACGATCGACTACTGGAGGTTTTTGCGTTCCCCAAGGCTGTTGATGCAACGGCCGACCATCACCTTCCACATGGTGGCAAAGGACCAGCCGCAGCAACATTAGGCCCCTGCCTGCTCAACTGGCCTTACTGCGAGCAgcctttgtttccctctgCAGCACCTATCGCGTTTAATTTAAGCCTTCATAATGCTCGCTGTGAGTCCTCGCGGCTAAATCTCATTTCGCCAAACGTAACAATTTCAGGAGCCGAAGGTTTTTGCAGTACGAATCGCGTCTGTGAGCCAGGTTATCTTGGTGCCGAAATCGCACAGCAATTGGTgcttgtgcgagctgatgcttCCCTTGTTATGTCTGCCCACAGTGGATGGCTATCACTATTTGCCCTTTCACCTGCGAATGCCTCCACGACGCAAATACCACCACCTACGTCAGCGGCTGAATCCAACTCTCCAGATTCTTTCGCTTTGGATAGGTACGATCTTATTACAGTGATTGGATCTGTAAGACTTGCCTACCTGTGCACGGCAAGCGGTGAACATCAGAAGGCGAATGCGGATGTTGACGAATCAGGGGGAGTTCGTTCCGTTACTGTGCCCTTTAAATTACCGGTTGTGCGGCGCCCCTCCCGACTTGAGCGTGTGGGTTTCGATATGAGTCATCAGTGGTTTTATCCTCCAGGTCAAGTACCTGATGATGATATCCGTCAAGAGAGACATGTACTTCACTACCGCCGCGGCAACGGGCGCCTCCGCGGCCATGCTGTGCGAAGCCGCTCGGGAGAAAAGCGGTGTGGTGCCTACGAATGTGAGAGTGATCATCTCTATACAAATATGGCACCGTTCTTCTTGTATCTTCGGCGGGTTCTTGGTTTATTTGTTGAGCAGCCACTGCTCACTTACCTACCATTCGGTGTTAGCAAGATTATCGGTTTCGGAGAGGTTAACGCGAAGAGGGATGTAAAGAATGTTTCCGCAGCGGCGTTGAAGCGGTATTATGGGAACATAGGCGCTCTCATACTGTTCGATGTGGAGTTACCGCTTTTGCAGATGGAGCGTACTCTTATTTCGGACGCAGTTCGTTACGAAAAACTCCACTTACTAGTTGTGAGCGAATGGTTCAGCAGGAGCATAGCACGGGGAACCTCGTCTCATAGTTCAACCCCCGGTGGATCcttatttccctcccttaAAGGCAACCAGAACGTGAATTCCTCCTTTTGCGATGCTGATGAACCGAAGGTTAAGAGTAATGGGTGTCTACCAAAGGAACCTATGGTTTTGGACGGATCGTCACATGTGCCGTCGTTGAATGCCCTTCTCCGTGATGTTTCTCATGGAAAACTTCAACTGGACACAGAGCACGTGGTTAGTGGCGAGCTAGTTTTGGCAACCTGTCCACACCACTCGTACAAAATGCCTTCCAGTTTTTGGTCCATATCATCGTGGATTTCTTGGCTTTGGTTTGGAGGAGCGCAGCGCGCAGATGGTTGTGTGGACCGGCACTTGGGCGAGATTCAATCAGCAGGAGTGGTTCTCTGGCCCCCTACTGGTGAAAGGAACAAACAAGGAGACGAGTCCCACAGCGAACTAGGCGGAGAACGTTCTAGTGCAGACTCCAAACCTACAGCAGTTTGCAGTGTTGCAAAAAATTGGGCCAGAGGTCTTTACTTTCTTAGAAAGTTGAAGGACAGCGGGGGCAACTTAAACTGCGACGACGCGACCAACGGTTGTGGTGATGGTACCAAACAACGGGAAGTGGACGTTATGCACCCCGTGGGGCAATCTGCGTTTGTCCCCATTTTTGGTTTCGTCGGTTCAGGTGGTGACTGCTTGGGTGAAGATGGTTTGTTTGACAACGAGGGGTGCATGAAGGGAGCACCTGCCGCTGAATCCTTAAGGCACGCTGGTGGGCGTGTGGTCCTTTTTACTGATTCCAATAGTTTCAGTGATTTGCCACGCAGCGCAGCCACACTGCATCGGCTGAACCTGTTAATCTATGACACGTCGAGGCTACTCTCTCGGTCGAGTACAGAAACTTCCTTTGCAGTTGATATTTCTCATAAAATTGAGGCTATAGTGCGTGAAGAGAGTTTTCAACCCTCCCTCTCACTGGGCCTCATTGGCGACTTTGTGAGTTTCCTCCACAATGGAGGGACAAAGAACTTTATGCAGGGCGTTGACTGTCGCCGTTCGGACGGTACGAGTCTGGGACATGATTGGAATGATATCTCGACCTCCGAAAAGGCAGAAAATGGCGGACGGGACGGTCTCCATGCTGCAAATG